Below is a genomic region from Polypterus senegalus isolate Bchr_013 chromosome 13, ASM1683550v1, whole genome shotgun sequence.
cgctacgccactgagctcatgtgaactgactgaacacagtacgagtgatcacttccatgaatcaaacctgttcaaaaaacgcattacacaattgacaaggtaggaaaagaatatgctccgagctgaggtccacggctaacgcggtcttgcgtaggcaacgtcacgctgccaccaaatactcacagaaaaatccacaagttaatacacacgctgtctctagagtttctccacactcaatgtattcctcgcgtcccctttataccctctgatctcccatttcaattcagatgcctccaatttccagtaaggctctgcttcacgatgacaagtaataagtctcagggacagaccctacaaaaggttgccattgatttcaggcaagattgcttttctcctggacaactatacgttgcattctcaagagtaatctcagtgcacagtttggtcatattacaaccagagtgctgaactgacaacatggtatacagagatccttaacaaatagttattggtatattttccctcagtttaaaaaggttttcttttcttcttaataaaaatttaaaagcagtacttcgttgcTGCAAagtgcggggattttgctatatacagtatatatatatatgtagatatgtatatatgtatgtatgtatgtgtgtatatatatatatgtgtgtgtatgtgtgtatatatatatacagtatatgtatgtgtatgtgtgtatatatatgtatatgtgtgtgtgtacgtatgtgtatatatatatatgtgtatatgtatatatatatgtttatatgtgtgtgtgtgtgtatatatataaatatatatatatatatatatgacagcaacactcataacattgacaaaacaattacattgacaatcatgttacgttattttttttccttttctttttcataacttctttaacacactacttctccgctgcgaagtgtgggtattttgctattcaaGAATAAAATTTATTCATAGTTAAGATAAgtctaacaacaaaaaaaaacattggcctCAGTACTCCTTCCACATCCACATGTCTGCTGCTTGCCCACAGGATCTGCTCAGCTGGCGTAGATGCACTCCGACTGGCAATTTCAAACCTTTACGGCTCATGTCCCCATCACCACCCCTTTGAGTTCATGGGGACCCTGTGAACCCTACTCCCTTGTCCCACCGCCATTCCTCAACTTCCATGGGACGCTATTGGAGCAACCGGCTGCTCCTGCTTGTCTGCAATATTCAACAGGAATGACTCTACCTCCAGATCTCCACTGATCCACACCGGTTAACCTTGACCCTGatattctcttcttcttctctctttttcacctccgaCTTCCATCTTTTTCTCCTTCTCAATCTCTTACTCAGTCTTAGCAATCTAAATAATCCAGGCTCTTTTTTGTCATATTGTAGGTGTAGATGCCTTAATTATGACCCATGGAGTGTCAGTGAGGAAACTGGCTGATATGATCATGCCTGCACTTGAATACATTCCCCATTAAACAGACCAGAGACACACAGCCTTCCAGCAAAGCAGTCCTACACCCACTGAGCTTGAGCACACTGTTTTGATAATACAAAACACACACCATCTTGAACCCGTAATGCACTTCACCACATGGCAATCTTGCATTGTTTACAAGGATTCAAGATGGCTGAAAATTGTGACATCATGTGTTGCAGTCGGCATAACCAAGTGAGTAGTTCTGAGATGTCACCGTGAAGGGAAACTTGAAGCATCAtaaaattctttattatttatttagaaagtaaTACTCAATCacatttgacatttattttttgaaaacttgCAGTTACTCgatttatttcttgtttaccTCAGGAGACATCTACTATATCATAAAACACTATGGTTGGCGTGTCAAGTccatctgagcaatctgattggttagtttggctttgttgATGTGACGAAAGAGAAAATACGAGGGTGAGATGCACAAGGCAGAGTAAATTTGTATGAGACacgctgagagagtcgccttcaaagacagcaagtatagaactggacaggaggtgagaaaggagcCTCAGAAATAATGATGGGAATGCGCTTGAGAGAGGGAGAAGGATTCTGACTTCTGTAGATATAGAGGAAAGGTGTTGAAGGGACACATAGGGCAcaagatagaaaatattttttaattatactatTACCTGTTTTTGACAGGTATTGTGGCTAGTAAGAACATGAGAACTTAGAAATCTGAAACTCGAGAGttactattcagtccatcaaccttatttgtttagctaattcCTAAGAAGGTCCAATATCTCAATATCTTTTTAAAGGTtattaaggtttctgcttcaactaaacGTCTCAGTAGTTTCTTTGAGATTCTCACAATTCCTTGAATAAAGGAGTGCTTTctgacttcagtcctaaatgcactaaATGCATTGATGTCCTTGAGATCATGATTCACCCTTaggctgaaagaattctgcttcaTGCTTTTGAGAAATCTGAAGACCTGGATgtggtccccacacagtctcttcTGTTCAaaactaaacagatttaattctctgagtaTGGAAGAATACGACTTGTCCTTAAGTCCTAGGAtacacctggttgctctcctctgcactgcTTCATGTGCTTCTACGTCTATTTTGTATGCGACttgaactgcacacaatactccagatttGGTATGAGTCGTGCAATTTGTAATCcaagcataatgtcccttgatttatattcaacgctttttatgatataacttaacatattatttgcctttttaattgcatttGCACATTTCTTCAACGAAAATAGTATGTCAACATAAGCTCTTAGATACTTATTTTTCAGGGGTAGGACAGGCCCTGCACTTTATGAGCAACTTTTTAAAGCCATTTTTGAGTCTGATTCATGGAATGTTGAGTATTACATTTTTTACTACTATTTatgcatcatttttctttttatgttaatttaaaattaatagggTTTTTTTCTTGCTACTCCAAAAGAAAACCTAACAGAAATATGTAAAAAAGTATGACTTTCAATGTTTGGAGTATTCATAAATCTGTTTAGAGGGCAGTCACTTCAGTCCTGCAAAGTCGGGCTATTCTTCTTGTCCAACCTTTCTTTGCTGTAAGTTGACCCTAGCACGTTAATACAGTTCTTGCATTTGGTTGAAGAAATGGACACACAACGTTTCTTCTGGAAAGTAAAGTTGATTTTAGAATCCATAATGTTGCATAGAATGCCCCTGGCATTGATGTTAAATCACAACTATGATGCCGTCCTTGTATGACACGCAGTTATGCATTTCCTCCTGAGCTTCCATCAGTGGAAAGCTCATTGactttaaacttttttaacaaaacaaaaaaggtgcTCAAGACTAAAGATCTGCAGGAGAACACACAGTGTGAAGCATCATCTTGTTTCACTGAGAGCCTTGATGATGTTTCGCTGTATGTTAGATTTATTCATACATGTTGCATCATGAACTGGTGGATAACAATCAAAAGTAACAATAATTAAAGGAGCAGATTATTGTGTCACACAAGATGTGTTGCAACCAATAAATAGATGATCATGTTGATTGGCTCAGAAATATaattacatatatacaaacaccaAATGTGTGAACAtacaataatgaaaattaaaaaatatacagtcaGATTGCTcaaaattcttaataaaatgcACTTCTTTTCACTAGCTAGATACCGCATTCCCATCATGAGATTCTGATTTAAGTCCTGAGACACATGGACATGGGCTTATTGGCTGTTTAGCCCATTTGTTTTCGTGACATTACCAAAGGGCTGAAATGAAACATATTTGAAATGCAAGGAATTTAAAAATCTGACTGAAAACCAAGAAGGCATGTATAACATGCCAAACTGACTTCATTTTAGCAGAACTATTATTCATCTTCAGTATAATGACATGCGCACAACTGAGGCATCGATGTATATGAAAGTGAGCCGGCACCGTAGCTTAAGTGTTTTGCACACACACTTAATTTGGTGGGTCACATCCTCGGAAATCGCAACATTGTTCTGTAAATGTATCCATAGGATTGTTTTCAAACTGAATTCTTTTGGACTGAAAAAGCACAAACTTACTGCTGTACTGGAACAGTCCTCGTGATATACTCAAACAGCAGTTCTCACAAGCCGCGGATGTGAGGCCGAGTACTTGACACATCGATACGCCTTGCGCTGATGTGGATTGTGGCTAAGTAAAGAGGAATTATACAGCAGCGCATTACGTAACAGCAGTTCTCTAGCATGGCGGAAGGAGAAAGCAGCCAAATCCCCAATGCTTGGTCAAATCACACATCTGTCCAGCTGCAAGTGAAGGGGATATTGTCCCAGTGAAGAGGTCACAACTTCACACATTTTCTTAAAAGGAAATACAACATTATAAGGTTCTTCATTGATCTAATCAGAACCCACAGCTAGTGGGTCAGGAAGGCATTTAAGCATGAAATAAAATGGCAGCCCTTTTTGGACCACTAAACAAcaagaaaaatttaaattggGATGAATACTGCTGTGCTAATTAACACACAACACATCTTATGTTACTGCAGTGCAAATATTTCATgttaagattattttattttaataaaaaagcttACTGTTAAAGTCTGTGTATTTGCACAtcactttaattgtattttaattttaaaattagttacaCAAAACAAACAGTACGTTTACTTTATGAGAATTTCATATTGTATCGTGAAGCTTGAATTGCAATATGATTTGTATGGTGGGCTTTTTGCGTTGCCTCATGCCTAATCAAAagctcttctttgtcaaattgtaATGCTCTCAGTTGCAAGATTGTTTCTCTAGCATGAATGGAGATGTTTCCAGTCATTTGTGGTCATCTGAGAATGAATCTGTTTTTATGTTTGGTCAGTGATGCAGTCTCAGCCTGGTCACCATGTAcgtggagttttcacattttacccgtgtctgcatggatttctcCAAGTATTCCAGTAatcctcccacatcccagagCCGTATGTACTAGACTTATTAATCAGTTGATGAGTACCGACTTTATACTTTTTGTTAAGTATCAGATTAAGTGTTCACTGTTCTTGAAGGATGATCTTAACTTTTGTTATCAATATATTGTGGTCGTCACTCAATGGCGTGCATGGTTAAGACGTGCATTGTGAAATGAAGCACATCTTGATTGTGTTACAAGGTCTATTTGCATTTCAGTCCTAAATGGCACAAGACAATCCTGTTACATATGAGAAGCAGGGTGATTTCGTTATGATGGAAAAGGTGCTtatggaaattttaaaaacataaatcagtCTACCACTAAATGTGATAAAACAAATAAGTGGCTTCCAGGGGTGGAACAATTGATCGTGACTTACTACAACTTCAGGTTTTAAGGAAATAAATCCATTTCATTGTAAGTTACTGTGTTCAAAATGTTGTGCATTAATGAAGCTTTAAGTGTGTCATCTAGTTCTTTTCAGTACAGAGTTACCAAACCAAAGTTAGGTTaacaaatttgaataaaaataaataaggaaattgTTCTGAGAGAATCAAGTGTCAGAGAGCAACAGGAGCAAAGAATTAGGATAGTAGAAAGGAGCAACAAGCAGAGAGGGTCGTGGTCAGCTTGCCTTTGATTTGTGAAGCCCAGTGTACCTCTTCCACATGAAGCTCTggcctcatttttaaaactttgcatgaaaatatgcacatgcaaaaaaaacaaaaaacagaacagaacccGTCGTTCACTCATTTTTACGTAACttaagctttataaataaatacgtaAATGTGTGATTGTGAATGTGCCTCAAACACAGCCCATAGACGTGAAATATAAATATGGAGCTTGCTAATCAgcttcatacatatgcaatcacgatgctgtagaatttcattggctggtacagcagcctcccacctgatgCATTAAGACCCGCACCTGCATTCACGAGTATCTGATTGTACTCTGCAATTGAGCGGGTAAGatcatgcatggcattatagcacctctcctctgcaatCTGAGGGTCAGGGAAAGGTGTACGTTGCCAGTgtctgagtgggtagccactattacctggcacatatacagtattgatATGAGTGGTAATACAATGAATAGTGCAGGCCTTACAAAAAGCTGAAGGTTTAGCCAGTTATGTTACCAACAGGCCAGTCCTCACTTATAGTGCAGTCATGTCTGCCAGTTACTCTGACTCAAAGTAAATGATTCCTAGACTGATGCAGGCCTCTGAGCCATGATGTTTCTCAGTCTTATCTTGGTATTACAAATGACTGGtatattaatggaatgtcactacTCATAATTAACAAATGCAGGTCCATTCTCATTAGGCCCCAtaattgcaatatgagtgcagtaaattgctcCAATTATGTTAGGAGAACCGGACCCttctgcaaattgccttttaatgctggcaaaaacatgttatgttggATGAGAGTGGGTggttggggctcctttataaGTTATGTCCGTTTATTGTTTATATCctgttgttttgtctttatttaataaaaagttgaCCACAAATGGATGTAGCGCCTCATCGGTCACTTAATGGCCTTAAGCACAGTGGGCATGACATTGTAAAGTTTGattgagatattcctgacctgttggccagttctTTAAGAAGTATCAACAGGTAGCTGATATTCAcggaataaaaatcaaaaaagttcttcagtgcaaatatgtaaCATTAACTCTCTTAAAAGGGAGCTAAAATACATTCTGTATGTTATATTCATCACttctgaggtgtaatatgtttgtcatgtcaacatactgtacattctacAATAATAATGGCTCAATGATATGAATTATCATATGCATTAATTCATAATTTAGCAGGCTTGGTTGCATTTCTCTACTTGatcatttcccagtttttttcgaaatgttgcatatgcatgGGTCAGtgttgccataaatatatgcacgttcccctgtcaagttttcttttagaaatcTCGATATTTGCATGGGAAGTTGCATCCACACATTTCAAACCACTCTTTGTGCGTATGCAAGCTTCAAAAATGAGGCCACAGCAGTCTGAGTGACCAGTTTGAGTTGGGCTTCCTAACAAAACCAGAGGCTGGGATTCAAACCTGAGCCTGGCCACTTCATGTGGCTGCTGCACGTCTTAATGAGCAGGTTTATCTACAGTCCCCAATATGTGTGTTAGGCCAAGTGGCTTGAAGTGTGTGAATGCATGTTCTATTTACATTTGGTGCCCTATCCAGATTTGATTCCTGCCTATGGTGAAACAGAATTACAGGGGTTCAGAAATAGGTAGATGGGCTTTCATAGATAGCAACTTTGAGAGTACCATGCATTTTTTAATAGAGAACAAGAAAAGTAAGGCGTGGCCCTTCTGTACTAATCCATCTGGTGACCTAAAAGAGCTACAGAACCACGCCTTCAGCTCACTTCATTGTTAAGCTCTGTGGCTGGGGCAGACCTGATTCTTATGGGCCTCACATCCAGCCCAAACCGACAACAGTGCCATACTCAAATTGCAGccttcaaaaaaatgttaattccGCATTACACACTGAACCTTTGAATTAAGAACAATGACCACACCCAAACCCACACACAATTGACTAAACGTCAGAATAGCCCAATCTGTAATCTATTTAAAACAATAATGCAAACTATTTTGAAGCAACATGTTTTAAAGGAGCATGGCGTGGTGTCAGACATTGAGGTTACCAATTATTCCACATTGTTTGATTGCAAGAGGAGGAGGGCATTGAAATACAACATTACTCTGCACTCTATTAGGATGGAAATGGAGGTGGCCTCCCAATTTCAATCAATACTTTAAATGCAGATATCTTTCCCTGCCCAATAAttttatacttcatatacaaTTGTACTTAAAAATCTTCATATAAACAATTCGCTTGTACATAACCATAACCATATCCATAAGTAGCACCTGTAAAGGATAGCCCGGCTACAGGCAGACACGACAACACAGTGtccaccacacacatttatttacaacaatattatatttacaattatttacaggtCATAGTCCTTggttctcttggccgcctccacttCAGCcacgcaagctccgtccttcctccacccgactccggctccctgattggagtgaggcggccccttttatctcgtcccggatgtgctccaggtgcctgatgatgtacttccggcagcactctcCAGTGTGGCAGATGTGATGCCCTTGCACTccgggcataaaccatccctggtctgtccCCAGGGAGCAAGGACCGGCCGAGTGCCCAGGAGAAAGAAGCGGCGCTCTCACgattcctccttcctccaggcattcTGGCGtggcagggttcctggccatctatTACACACCATAAAGAGTAATTCTGAttttcaaacatactgtatatactaacaACATTTGCCCCATAATGCGTGACActacacactatttacaattttaataatCAGTTTTACGGGTCTGAATCATTGTTCTGGTAaggtaaatgcaaaaataaatctcCCTATGCTTATTGTTACAACAAACATCTTGTGTGCCAAACCAACCACATCAAAACATTCTGCCAAGCTCTAAAAACAAGGTAATACTGGATTTgttcaattttaaaataccttCAATGGTCATATGACATCCAGGTTGCACTAGGCTGACATCATACATGGGTGTACTCAAACAATGTGTCAACGTTAATTACAATTGAAAGAAAGGTAAAAATACCATTTCCGCTGCTGagcatcttttgttttctttctgcaaGCTTAAAGCATTTTGGGTTCTGTCTGTCAATAATGACACCAAAGTAAGCCCACAAATATGACTTCACTTAAGAATGTTTATCAATTATGTAATATTggaattttgttttaaacaaggAATAGTAAATAAGTGGCTTTACCGTCCCTCTCCACCTAATGTAAGTGCACCGAGACCCCAGATAAAACTTCCAGCACTGAAGAAAATGAGGGGTTTCAGAGTAAAGCGAGAAAATAAATCTGTTCTATACATGCGTTTTGCGAGATCTActccaaatttattttaaatacactgaaacccataaaaataaaaaaaactcctaaaactcAGCCAGTTGCCAGATTTTCTACAGGTGACTAACACTCACTGTCCCATGGAAGTAGGATTCTTGGATGTGATTTTTTCACATGCTgttatatttgtctgtctgttCATTTTTTCCAGGTAGATTTTGAAGATGTGATAGCGGAGCCTGATGGGACACACAGCTTTGATGGCGTCTGGAAAGTCAGCAGTACTGTCTTCACAACATCTAAATATTGGTGCTATCGTGTTCTGTCTGCAATTTGTGGGGTACCACTTGCACTGATATGGGGATTCTTCTTTGCCTGCATCTCTTTCTGCCACATTTGGGCAATAGTGCCATGCATAAAGAGCTACCTGCTGGAGGTGCAGTGCATCAGCAACATTTTCACACTCTGTGTCCAGACCTTCTGCGATCCTGTCTTTGAAGCCCTGGGCAAAGTGTTTAGTGGAATACGAGTAGCCCTGCGTAAAGATGCCTGATGGGCCATTAATCTTAACTAGGTATTGGCTGCTGCAGGACAATGGCCTGACCAGATTAGGTCCCCAAGGAACCAAGGCCTTGTTGTAGTAGTGCCATTATTAATCAAGAGACCTACTTAAGAAGTCAAACTCTACTGTCATGCTCAAGAAACCTCTTGCAATAAGCCTTGAATTGAGTCATACAAATCACACCTGGatcaaaatatattattatactaAGCCCAGTTCccagtaatgtgtttttaactCAAGTCCACACCCCAGAAGGATCTCTTTCCAAATTCAGACTCTTTCCTCTTGGCAACTTCTAAGGAGATGATTGATCATCCAGCTCACATTTTAGCAATACTGTTAAGCCAATGAGTGCACTACAGGACAATCTTTTTGGTtatgtattttacaaatattaacaTTACAAACCCAATAAAGTATGGTTCACTCCATGGTTCTACTTTTCCTTACTGTAGTGCACTTTACTTTTCTACAACATATTTGACTGGTGAATCTGACACTGGGACTAAGGTCTGTACCATTAGATCATGTTATAGTGCATTACTGGTTCTTGCAAGTCTATATGAATGTTGTGGTGTTTCACAAAATAAGGCAAAATATTTTGTTCCTGGGTAAAGTGTAAGTTTATAAAAGTGTTGGAATCCTTTACttgagaaatggaagaaatttggcTATAGCCTAAAAACACAAAGGCAATGTTTGTTGAACTCGGAAAACTTCTTG
It encodes:
- the LOC120543099 gene encoding caveolin-3-like; protein product: MALQQPSASGQVNNGKESLTKEIDLVNRDPKNINEEIVMVDFEDVIAEPDGTHSFDGVWKVSSTVFTTSKYWCYRVLSAICGVPLALIWGFFFACISFCHIWAIVPCIKSYLLEVQCISNIFTLCVQTFCDPVFEALGKVFSGIRVALRKDA